The DNA region agtgtgagtctacaatgtcaatagtcatgaaaataaaggaaactcattgaatgagaaggtgtgtccaaacttttggcctgtactgtatatatatatatatatatatatatatatatatatatatatatatatatatgtgtgtgtaaatactgCATGTTCAGGTTTTTTTATTCTCGTTAATTTTAAAATGTCTGTAGATTTTGTTGTGAGTGGATATGTGTCCTTTCTGACGTCTCTGTGTAGATGTTGTGAGTGGATATGTGTCCTTTctgatgtgtctgtgtagaTGTGGTTGTGGGTAGCGGTGTTGCTGGACTAGCAGTTCTGCTGATCATCGCTGTGGTTTTGGGGTGTCGTGTAGCAAAGAGGAATAAGAGTTTGGAAACGCCTGGTAATACACACAtttgcgtgcacacacagagattcctGATGTACATATACTTCACACATACGTCACCATATTTCACACAAACTCATGGAATTCAgtgcgtgtttgtttgccaCTAACTTATTTCTGTCTTTAACAGATGACACACCTTTAAGCCAAAGTGCCCCTACTACTGCAaacatttacacagacacagaaactaCTAGAGAGGTACGCAATGCTTCATGGATAATGTAGCTTTTATTTATAGCAATCCATTACCATATCTTAAAATGTATTACTGTGACTCTTTCATTTAGTATAGTAGTTCATGTTATTTATGTCATTTGGTGTCACAGGAGGATTAATCTATGGCAATACTTTTCGATCTTGATTGAGTTATGTTATacgttttatgttttttttaatatatcgTTTTACAGTTTATGAATATATTTTAAGCAAACAAGATCACtgctcatccgtgtgaggtgcaggatttaGAGTAAACTTGTCATTTTAAAGAAGAATCtgcacacttcaagtctttgtgcaaaacatgtttttgaactTTACTTTAGAGTCtctgcctgatgaaggtctaacgacTGAAAGCATGCACTCAGTAAAGTTcaaaaacattaaatatattttaattgATGGTAGATGGTAGTCAGTAACAAGTGCATGAAGTAAGATAAACACAGACGTTTTGTCTCCTTCTTCATGTGCAGGGAAACACGTCTCGTGAGATTGACTCTGTGTACGAGTGCCTGGAGCTGAAGGAGTGTGGTTCTGATGCAGAGTATGAGGGATTGGGAGCGCTGTCCAGTGGGAAGTCCCCGTTACCACGAGTCATCGGGTATCCTGGGAAGGGGAAGGAAAAAGACACCCTTGGCAAGGCTAAGAAAGGTTCGGAAAATGCATATGGATATTTGAGGGACACACAAAGTATTAGCAAGGGTAAGAAAGGTGGAGAAAATGAATATGAATCTATGAGGAACACCCTTAGCATTAGCAAGGCTAAGAAAGGTGCAGAAAATGAATATGAATCTATGAGGGACACCCTTAGCATTAGCAAGGCTAGCAAAGGTGCAGAAAATGAATATGAATCTATGAGGGACACCCTTAGCATTAGCAAGGCTAGCAGAGGTGCAGAAAATGAATATGAATCTATGAGGGACACACTTAGCATTAGCAAGGCTAACAAAGGTGCCGAGAATGAATATGAATCTATGGGAGGCATGCATAGTATTGCTAGTAAAGGTGCTAAAAATGATCACAACCCCGAGAAGGCTGCTCTTAGCAAGGCGAGGAAAGGTGTAGAAAATGAGTACATGTCCATGAAGGCCACTCTTCCTCGAGCTGTGCAGAGCAACGATACAGTGCAGGAGTTCATGAGGGACACTCTGAACAGGGTACGGAAATAGTGCTGAAACGATTAGGAGTGTATGATGTACACCCTCAGGAAGGCTAGGGATGAGTGCATGGATGAATGAATTTATGAATGTAGGGAGCATGTTACCCAAAATGTAAAttagagtgaatgagtgagtgaatgaatgaatgaattttcCCCAGGAGATGAGGAGTTGGAGATGGGAGTTTAAGCTACAGTCTACTATCCGTCTGTCcgtcgatctatctatctatctatgtatctatgtatctatctatatctttcCATTCATCTATATTTATAGACATCCCTGATCGTATGGCCATCTCTCTTGGTTGAGATTAATTTGGGATTTTGCATTTTGATGGTGATGAATGTTAATATGAAcagaacttttttttatttttgctgaTATCTTTTCCTGACTTTTTGATTGATTGCATTTGTATCATATTTGTATGTTTAATATGTACAGTGTACCTTATATATTTGCATGTTACATTTGGTAGCtttttagaaatgtattttattaatGATAATACTAATGCTTTATCTTGATATCCTGTACTAATGTCAATTCAATTTTGAACAACAATGAATTACTGTAAGATGTTTTTgatggtactgtatgtttgcactATTTTTTTACTTTCATGAGGTCTCTTGAATTCTAATTTGGAAATGAGAATGATGCTCTACAAAAGTATTAAATCAGGGATATGTTGACTTTttcaaccctgttattctagtttttaatgttttattaatttttcagaactgttgtcttttttttccatcattatttttgttttacagctaaatttgttaataaaactgggaatatacattttaaatgggttttgatttcaggctgtaagacaaaaaatatgatgactttctataggcactgtatacagGGAATACCTAGTGTAATAGGCACCTTTTACGCATCTTCCAACTTTTTAAACAAAACTCCCACGTTTCCCCTGACCACCTATGAATGCATACATGACAGACAAATGCAAATTGTCATCTCCTGTGACACAGTATGTGGTTTCATCTAAATGTGGCCTGTTAGTACATACCACACCATGGTTTTATGTGTATGTTGCAAAGGAAAAAAGCCTGAAGTGGCCGCAAAAGCGATAGTACCTCTACCTCAGCAGAGTGTAGTCCACAATCAGCCATAAATTCACCAGTCTCTGTGGTAACTATTACAGCTGATGACCAAAGGAGGGCACTATTGATGAACaaaatacacacagtcacacacatgtgcgcgcacacacacacatacacacctaaacacaGATATGGGcagtattttaattaaatttaatttaaatacagtatttgcttttaggggtgtttgtttgtgctttgtgTTAATTGGTAGCCTACCGAGGCCTTCAATGCGGTTGCTCATATCCCCCTGTAACCTAtgtgcgtcgtgacagtgtgtaggcctactcttgattataataaggggcaaattgttacatatttcattttaaaagcatataatataggattaacaaagtgtatggacttgctatattaaatgcAGGTAACCAGATAGGCTATGtgcacgtccgatttcgcaagtgcaTTCAAAAATCGACAGCTGTCTGTAAGACCAAAGACCAaaacttatttaggctatcgtagactatactgtattcacccacagtaggctatcctcttaaTTTTTCGAAAATAATGAAAGAAGGCAGTATATTAAAGATATGTACTGCGAGATAGTCCTCAGCAGCTTTAggcactcaaggtgaggaagtgctccatgctgcattattgagacgggcttcgtttcgggaaacattcttaaaacacaatgtgaaagacctccgatgcgcactgatagctatagttatggggccgtaactcaggaggatataattgagcctaAGAAATCAACAACGTCTGAACTTTGCAGCGTTTTttttcgggagggggtccaacattgcgGGTGTCCCGACTCCCccggttcctacgcgcctgcacACTAACACCACGGACATGACACACTGTGCGTAGGGCACTAAGGGGTGTTGGGGGCACAAACATTTAGCCAGTAAATATAAGTAGCCATGTCCTCGATATTTCTTTCTTCAACTTCTGTTTAATTTATGAAGTAAAACTAGCCGACACGACAATTATTATTGCCTCAACCCACCATCAGGTGTCACGTAGCATAGTTGCAGTCACATGGCCGCATCTACCATAGAGGACACTGGTATTTTTTTCATcaagtttcatttcatttattaaGTAAAAATTGCTAAGGAGACAATTATCCTTGCCTCAACGCACTGTCAGATGACACGTAGCCTTGTTGCCGTAACATGGCCGGATCAAGTTTCATTTAATTGATTAAGTAGCAATCGCCAACGAGACAATTCTTACTGCCTCAACGCACCGTCACGTGACATGAAGTTGCAGATAGGCCTAGTACCTCTGGCATGTCAAAAAGAATGAGAAAGGTTACAGTAAATACAATCAAGACACAATAGGGCTACCAATGAGATGCTTACCTGTACTGGAAATGTTATACTGAAATTCAGTGGAGCACCTCGCTAACCTGCACTGAAATTAATGTTATACAATGGGTATTTACTGTAATATGATGCATATTATCTAAGCATGGCCCACACATAACTTATTGCCAAATTATGTAAATTATTGGTTAGTTAGGCTTGTtgtggaggagaaagggagaacagAAGGGAAATAGATGCGACACTCACCTCCAAACTTTACAAATGCAGTATTTGCTACTCTGATGAGGAGAAGCAAAGCATCTTTAATAACAATTGAAGCAGTTCTGCTCAGGGCAACCAAATGGCAGCAGCActgcacacgtgcacgcacacacacacacacacacacacacacacacacacacacacacacacacacacacactgaaagcagaagagagattgagaagcTGTGAATTCTCAAAGGaaatgaccagtgtgtgtgtgtgtgtgcgtgtgtacgtgcattcgtgtgtgcatgcatgcgtgcgtgtgtgtggttttgtgtgtgtttgtgacagaaaGACTGAAGGAGAAGTCTGAGTCTCTCATGAAAGTCG from Sardina pilchardus chromosome 1, fSarPil1.1, whole genome shotgun sequence includes:
- the LOC134083437 gene encoding CMRF35-like molecule 1 translates to MKMMIVYLCLISGVNVVTAVIQVTGYIGESAVIRCPYDKEYVGYSKYLCRGSCPRIGGKDIPIRTEAGQTKAMTGIFYLHDDPTAGVFTVTITGLTAEDSGQYWCGVKTGFGKSDVYTELKLDVLPARVVPKTTKVVSIPEVTVSITTPEVTDVSSTTTLMTTDYFACEDCKMNTVIKSQQPAVGFNVVVGSGVAGLAVLLIIAVVLGCRVAKRNKSLETPDDTPLSQSAPTTANIYTDTETTREGNTSREIDSVYECLELKECGSDAEYEGLGALSSGKSPLPRVIGYPGKGKEKDTLGKAKKGSENAYGYLRDTQSISKGKKGGENEYESMRNTLSISKAKKGAENEYESMRDTLSISKASKGAENEYESMRDTLSISKASRGAENEYESMRDTLSISKANKGAENEYESMGGMHSIASKGAKNDHNPEKAALSKARKGVENEYMSMKATLPRAVQSNDTVQEFMRDTLNRVRK